The Primulina eburnea isolate SZY01 chromosome 12, ASM2296580v1, whole genome shotgun sequence genome includes the window gaaacacTTGAATTCTTCTTTGATCGCCAGGATctattttcgaaaaataatttattttttctaaatTACTGCCACATATACCAGGATCACACCCTCTGTTATCCTTTTTTTTTACGAACTGCTTAGTTGCTTTTGGATTGAGGAGTTTGTTTTGAATATGGAATTCTTTTGTTCAAATTCTTATGACACACTTAGAAGTATGTGAATTCTTGAACTTCCATGTTGTGATATCATATTCTAgctctatttatttattaattcttTGGTTAAACCCAAGCTTTTTGAGTCACATTTATTCTCAATTTGTCGTTTGCTGGGCAATATGTTTTCTCCAGCCAAAAATTTTCTGTAAATATATTACCAGACTTGATTTCTCTTGACGCTGCAAACTTTTTCTTCCTGAATCTTTACAAAGGGAATGCCGTGTAGCCTCATCCAAACACCCACTATATCAGATTACTACCTTGGGGGAGCAGGAGATCTCTTCAAGGCTCCTGAACCAGTAATTGAAGTACCATCGATGAGCCTTGATCCAATGAATGTGGGCATTCCAATGATTTCTGCTCTGGATGATTCCATTTCCCCTCAACCTTTTGTGGTTTCTGATTCCGAATCATCAGTCAAGAATGGGCAACTGCTCGACAAAGTTTTCTATGAATGTGAAAGGGATCTTTTGGCAAAAGAAGCAATTGAAGCACCCTTGTCTGAAGTCCCCAGTATCTTTAATATTCCTGTCATTGAGAGCGAAGCAAAGGTGACTGCTAATGAAGAGTTGATTGCTGGGAACCTGTTACAGGAGAATGATAGTTCGAGTTGCCTAAGGTCGATGGAGTCCGTTCATGAGGCTCCATCGAGGCTGAATTTTCTTAATTCTCCAGTAATTGACTTTGATGCTGCTTGTGGGATCCGGAGAACTTTTAGTGAAGGAGATGTCATGGTACTTTTTTTTACCATCTTCAGTTCCATTCTTGTGTTGTCCCATGATGCTATTTGATactttgattaaaataattttgttttgcTCATGTTATTACTACATTGGTAAGAAACGAGGACCTGTATGACATGTATGTCACGATCGTTTTCACTGTATTATGGTTTAACTTTTACCGTGCTCCATGTTAACTGATCCAGCCACTTGCATCTATTGGTTCCACGAAAAACTACATGAACTGAATCCTGTATAGATGTTTCTGGCCTCTTCGACAGGATAGGGGCAGGGTCATTGATACTGAGTTTTTATGACAGACGATTGGCAATGATAACATAACCTTTCTGCACTCCACACTGGGGTTTCTGAAAACTCGTGTTTCTGAAGTTCGCAAGGAACAGCTGTCCAGGTACTGGAATAAGAAGGCCAAGAGAAATTTTGGCCGAAAGATCAAGGTTAGTATTTAAATGTGTCCTTCTGAAACAAATATCGACTGGTATTTTGTGTCTTTGCATGTAAGAATTTATAATCAAACTTTCTTTTTCCCTTTAGAATATATTATCAAACTATCTTTTTCCCTTTTAAACATACGACGACAATGATCCTTTTTTTCGCACATTTGGACTAACGaaatgtttgatatcagtatgCCTGTAGGAAAGCACTGGCTGACGGCCAACCCAGAATTCGTGGAAGGTTTGCTAAACCTGAAGAGATCGTGAGTTTAAAGAAGCAATGACTGTTAACTCTTTGAGGTTGAGAATTTGTTCGTTGATTAAAGCTTTAGGCAGGATCCACTCAATGAATTGAACTGCTTAGTTTGTTTGTTCAAAGAAATAATATGATGTTTAGATTATAGATTGTTTTGTTGTGACATGAATAACATATGTTCGATTGTTTCAATTGAAGTACAA containing:
- the LOC140807836 gene encoding uncharacterized protein yields the protein MYAETGLMFPSMLKFPQQFDEFVCCHRPNGSWGMPCSLIQTPTISDYYLGGAGDLFKAPEPVIEVPSMSLDPMNVGIPMISALDDSISPQPFVVSDSESSVKNGQLLDKVFYECERDLLAKEAIEAPLSEVPSIFNIPVIESEAKVTANEELIAGNLLQENDSSSCLRSMESVHEAPSRLNFLNSPVIDFDAACGIRRTFSEGDVMTIGNDNITFLHSTLGFLKTRVSEVRKEQLSRYWNKKAKRNFGRKIKYACRKALADGQPRIRGRFAKPEEIVSLKKQ